The following are encoded in a window of Vidua macroura isolate BioBank_ID:100142 chromosome 26, ASM2450914v1, whole genome shotgun sequence genomic DNA:
- the LOC128819523 gene encoding uncharacterized protein LOC128819523: MEIGLQRGAAAEPEGSCCEPALLHLELHLERLLLLGGLREVDVVEGCHCSTCPEEWLWLPALKTFPDSPWEVCKHMPTKFSTALFKNSHGGEVVQTLESCEMKKKCYCVSQVEYYEIVQSSAGHREEQVKEIDVGRCLGSCSSGDPCLLRFRSRRDQVRTVAAIQECRGQGTGSCGWGSWRPRQTVSCKINIVGNLQVLGAPLCSSTAPLHPASQEDAAVWHGLGVHELAAPACKLWSRRQ; encoded by the exons ATGGAAATCGGTTTGCAgagaggggctgctgcag AGCCCGAGGGGTCCTGCTGTGAGCCGGCCCTgctgcacctggagctgcacctGGAGCGGCTCCTGCTCCTCGGAGGCTTGAGGGAGGTGGACGTGGTAGAGGGCTGCcactgcagcacctgccctgaGGAATGGCTTTGGCTCCCGGCCCTGAAAACCTTTCCAGACTCTCCGTGGGAG GTCTGCAAGCACA TGCCCACAAAGTTCAGCACTGCTCTGTTCAAAAACTCACATGGTGGGGAGGTGGTTCAGACACTGGAGAGCTGcgaaatgaagaaaaaatgctATTGTGTCTCCCAGGTGGAATACTATGAAATTgtccagagctctgcaggacacagggaggAACAGGTCAAG GAAATCGATGTGGGAAGGTGCTTAGGCAGCTGCTCCTCGGGGGATCCCTGCTTGCTTAG GTTCCGGAGCCGCCGGGACCAAGTCCGCACCGTCGCTGCCATCCAGGAGTGCCGGGGACAGGGGACTGGAAGCTGCGGGTGGGGCTCCTGGAGACCCCGCCAGACTGTCT CTTGTAAAATAAACATCGTGGGCAATTTGCAGGTCCTTGGGGCTCCGCTGTGCAGCTCCACGGCCCCTCTGCATCCAGCCTCCCAGGAGGATGCAGCCGTCTGGCACGGGCTGGGGGTGCACGAATTGGCTGCTCCCGCTTGCAAACTATGGAGCCGGAGACAGTAG
- the LOC128819482 gene encoding FYN-binding protein 1-like isoform X3 — protein sequence MMYLEGRDAMVRHLRAKFQQNRKEPPTVGGWPQSHPAASHGPEPGQTSVMASKGDPLQEAPWSRRDCNRPSPPHSTGQSMGQHSPHSACETPARMVCQKKGTAPGANFHPVPAKPGGDVLNKKVEASSDPPHRKPAQQTWPPAKDKGAPVVLAKGAAAAAPLLAVGSPQRTQHPALPRRKPLPHVRALGVKPGKPRHPSDVDLAKFRAAAHPGKSICPATEPPRSAQLGHLQPGCAASVPARFPLQDAPSGMGDEDEIYDDVEPVELARKSPGLLLPSVSQLPVYPCPRGRSQNGQGSLLF from the exons ATG ATGTATCTGGAGGGGAGAGACGCCATGGTGAGGCACCTTCGGGCAAAGTTCCAACAGAACAGGAAAGAACCTCCCACCGTGGGTGGCTGGCCACAGAGTCACCCTGCAGCCTCTCATGGACCAGAGCCAGGACAGACCTCTGTCATGGCCTCCAAGGGTGATCCTCTTCAGGAggctccctggagcaggagggacTGCAacaggccctctccacctcaCAGTACAGGTCAGAGTATGGGACAGCATTCACCTCATTCTGCCTGCGAGACCCCGGCACGAATGGTGTGTCAGAAGAAGGGGACGGCTCCAGGTGCCAACTTCCACCCAGTGCCTGCAAAGCCGGGAGGAGATGTGTTGAACAAGAAGGTGGAAGCTAGCTCTGATCCTCCCCACAGGAAGCCAGCCCAACAGACATGGCCACCTGCCAAAGACAAGGGGGCTCCAGTGGTTCTTGCCAaaggtgcagctgctgcagcccccctgCTTGCTGTGGGAAGCCCCCAAAGGACacagcacccagctctgccccgGAGGAAGCCTTTGCCACATGTCAGGGCACTGGGAGTGAAGCCAGGCAAGCCCCGGCACCCTTCTGATGTGGATTTGGCAAAGTTCAGAGCAGCTGCACATCCTGGGAAATCCATCTGTCCTGCCACAGAACCACCAAGGAGTGCTCAGCTGG GTCACCTGcaaccaggctgtgctgcttcagtgccTGCACGGTTTCCACTGCAGGATGCTCCGAGTGGCATGGG GGATGAAGATGAGATATACGATGATGTTGAGCCTGTTGAGCTGgccaggaaaagcccaggccTTCTGCTGCCTTCTGTGTCCCAGCTGCCAGTGTATCCCTGCCCCAGAGGAA GGTCCCAAAATGGCCAGGGCTCCTTGCTGTTCTGA
- the POLE4 gene encoding DNA polymerase epsilon subunit 4 encodes MAAAAAVPGPGPGPGPAEAAAPGEEAAGVGPQGSGPARMARLPLARVKALVKADPDVTLASQEAVFVLARATELFVETIAKDAYVYAQQGKRKTLQRRDLDNAIEAIDEFAFLEGTLD; translated from the exons AtggcagcggcggcggccgtgccgggcccgggcccggggccggggcccgcggaggcggcggcgcccgGGGAGGAGGCGGCGGGCGTGGGGCCGCAGGGCTCGGGTCCGGCCCGCATGGCCCGGCTGCCGCTGGCGCGGGTGAAGGCGCTGGTGAAGGCGGACCCGGACGTCACCCTGGCCAGCCAGGAGGCCGTGTTCGTGCTGGCGCGGGCCACG GAGCTGTTTGTTGAAACCATAGCCAAAGATGCTTATGTGTATGCCCagcaaggaaaaaggaaaacactgcaAAGAAGAGACCTGG ATAATGCCATTGAAGCTATTGACGAATTTGCTTTTTTGGAAG gtaCTTTGGACTGA
- the LOC128819451 gene encoding potassium voltage-gated channel subfamily V member 2-like gives MRQQWTRRASLSARLKIGDHRGHCRTTEEEESYIPFAQDSLVRQWNSMQNVADGNQEKSQTPIQRNKYLLNINVGGKLFQIAYKVLARYPITRLGKLALYTDPVKKLQLCDDYLVQKNEYFFDRDPSIFHYIFHFYRSGVLWVMDEMCPSNFVEEIEYWGIHLKYSQRCCRILLEEKRDELSEYLKIEKELEAELEPLESGTQFDGKFLGQFRKMVWNLIENPYSSVPAKIIAVMSSFFVLISIVGMTLSTVEEMKNKTGKIWMEQMEMICAIFFTSEYLMRLISSSSFKNFLRAAFNAIDLVAILPFYIQILFENLDDGEMQYHEELHKVENVSKLGKVLKLIKLMRIFRILKLARHSTGLRAFSFTMRQCYQQVCCLLLFIAMGVFTFSALIHSVEHDVPGTDFTSIPCAWWWAAVSLSTVGYGDTVPDTILGRMVAFVCISFGIILNGMPISILYNKFSDYYAKLKAHEMSQSLQLSRRIRLKERVLRKFSECWRADPHYYH, from the exons ATGAGGCAGCAGTGGACCAGGCGCGCGAGTCTCTCAGCCAGGCTGAAGATAGGGGATCACCGGGGCCACTGCCGGACCACGGAGGAAGAGGAATCCTACATCCCATTTGCACAGGACAGCCTGGTAAGGCAATGGAACTCCATGCAGAACGTGGCAGATGGTAACCAGGAGAAGAGCCAGACTCCCATCCAAAGGAACAAGTACCTTCTCAACATTAATGTGGGTGGCAAATTGTTCCAGATAGCTTATAAGGTACTGGCCCGGTATCCCATCACCcggcttgggaagctggcaCTCTATACAGACCCCGTGaagaagctgcagctctgtgatgACTACTTGGTGCAGAAGAATGAGTACTTCTTTGATAGAGATCCTTCAATTTTCCACTACATCTTCCACTTCTACCGCAGTGGGGTCCTGTGGGTGATGGATGAGATGTGCCCCAGTAACTTCGTGGAGGAAATCGAGTACTGGGGAATCCATTTGAAATACTCCCAACGCTGCTGCCGGATCCTGTTAGAGGAAAAGCGAGATGAACTCAGTGAGTACCTGAAAATAgagaaggagctggaggcagAACTGGAGCCCCTAGAGTCAGGGACGCAATTTGATGGCAAATTTCTGGGTCAGTTTCGGAAGATGGTCTGGAACCTCATTGAGAACCCGTACTCTTCTGTCCCAGCCAAGATCATTGCTGTTATGTCGAGCTTCTTTGTGCTTATCTCCATTGTGGGCATGACACTGAGCACAGTGGAGGAGATGAAAAACAAGACAGGGAAAATATGGATGGAGCAGATGGAGATGATCTGTGCCATCTTCTTCACCTCTGAATACCTCATGCGGCTCATATCCTCCTCCAGCTTCAAGAACTTTCTGCGGGCAGCATTTAATGCTATAGACCTGGTGGCCATCCTGCCCTTCTACATCCAGATCCTCTTTGAAAATCTGGACGATGGAGAAATGCAATACCATGAGGAGCTGCACAAGGTGGAGAATGTGAGCAAGCTGGGCAAAGTCCTCAAGCTCATCAAGCTCATGAGGATCTTCCGCATCCTCAAGCTGGCACGTCACTCCACTGGCCTCCGGGCCTTCAGCTTCACCATGCGCCAGTGCTACCAGCAGgtttgctgcctcctcctcttcattGCCATGGGGGTCTTCACCTTCTCTGCTCTCATACACTCGGTGGAACATGATGTCCCTGGCACTGACTTCACCAGTATCCCCTGCGCGTGGTGGTGGGCAGCG gTCAGCCTCTCCACTGTGGGCTATGGAGACACTGTGCCTGACACAATACTCGGCAGGATGGTGGCATTTGTCTGCATCTCCTTCGGCATCATCCTCAATGGAATGCCCATCTCCATCCTCTACAACAAATTTTCTGACTACTATGCCAAGCTGAAGGCCCATGAGATGAGCCAGTCACTTCAGCTTTCCAGGAGGATCCGCTTGAAGGAGCGAGTCCTGCGGAAGTTCTCAGAGTGCTGGAGAGCTGACCCCCACTATTACCACTGA
- the LOC128819482 gene encoding FYN-binding protein 1-like isoform X2 — translation MMYLEGRDAMVRHLRAKFQQNRKEPPTVGGWPQSHPAASHGPEPGQTSVMASKGDPLQEAPWSRRDCNRPSPPHSTGQSMGQHSPHSACETPARMVCQKKGTAPGANFHPVPAKPGGDVLNKKVEASSDPPHRKPAQQTWPPAKDKGAPVVLAKGAAAAAPLLAVGSPQRTQHPALPRRKPLPHVRALGVKPGKPRHPSDVDLAKFRAAAHPGKSICPATEPPRSAQLGHLQPGCAASVPARFPLQDAPSGMGDEDEIYDDVEPVELARKSPGLLLPSVSQLPVYPCPRGSGNAGRASNRVTLLAATQR, via the exons ATG ATGTATCTGGAGGGGAGAGACGCCATGGTGAGGCACCTTCGGGCAAAGTTCCAACAGAACAGGAAAGAACCTCCCACCGTGGGTGGCTGGCCACAGAGTCACCCTGCAGCCTCTCATGGACCAGAGCCAGGACAGACCTCTGTCATGGCCTCCAAGGGTGATCCTCTTCAGGAggctccctggagcaggagggacTGCAacaggccctctccacctcaCAGTACAGGTCAGAGTATGGGACAGCATTCACCTCATTCTGCCTGCGAGACCCCGGCACGAATGGTGTGTCAGAAGAAGGGGACGGCTCCAGGTGCCAACTTCCACCCAGTGCCTGCAAAGCCGGGAGGAGATGTGTTGAACAAGAAGGTGGAAGCTAGCTCTGATCCTCCCCACAGGAAGCCAGCCCAACAGACATGGCCACCTGCCAAAGACAAGGGGGCTCCAGTGGTTCTTGCCAaaggtgcagctgctgcagcccccctgCTTGCTGTGGGAAGCCCCCAAAGGACacagcacccagctctgccccgGAGGAAGCCTTTGCCACATGTCAGGGCACTGGGAGTGAAGCCAGGCAAGCCCCGGCACCCTTCTGATGTGGATTTGGCAAAGTTCAGAGCAGCTGCACATCCTGGGAAATCCATCTGTCCTGCCACAGAACCACCAAGGAGTGCTCAGCTGG GTCACCTGcaaccaggctgtgctgcttcagtgccTGCACGGTTTCCACTGCAGGATGCTCCGAGTGGCATGGG GGATGAAGATGAGATATACGATGATGTTGAGCCTGTTGAGCTGgccaggaaaagcccaggccTTCTGCTGCCTTCTGTGTCCCAGCTGCCAGTGTATCCCTGCCCCAGAGGAA GTGGAAATGCTGGCCGAGCCTCTAATAGGGTTACCCTGCTGGCAGCTACACAGAGGTAA
- the LOC128819439 gene encoding bone morphogenetic protein 2-like — protein MLGTVLLLLALAKTACPSPASVATRRAEALKKLLEVFGMEDPPAPPTHFKQPPQYMVDLFNTVANADGVTKNPDILEGNTVRSFLDKTHSEEMRFLFVLSSVAKNEKILTAELHLFRLWPRVTDGPKRHHFCQVSVYQVLEKDKPDTPGGKKLLAARLVSLQTSGWEVFAITPAVRDWTKDESSNQGLLVTVQGLGGSPLDPPPLQFASGRSHHESKKPMLVLFTDDGRRGASLPTVGFPDLKPQAPDIPAKMPVPKLGRSRSTRSLDRLQPCQRHPLSVDFEEIGWSGWIISPRGYNAFHCKGSCPFPLGENMRPTNHATVQSIINALRLSEGVSSPCCVPDKLYSINLLYFDDDENVVLKQYDDMVAGSCGCH, from the exons ATGCTGGGgactgtcctgctgctgctggccctggccaAGACGGCATGCCCGAGCCCAGCCAGCGTGGCGACACGGCGGGCTGAGGCGCTGAAGAAACTCCTGGAAGTCTTTGGCATGGAAGACCCGCCGGCCCCCCCAACTCACTTCAAGCAGCCACCCCAGTACATGGTGGATCTATTCAACACTGTCGCCAATGCGGATGGTGTCACCAAGAACCCTGACATCCTGGAGGGCAACACCGTCCGCAGCTTCCTGGATAAAA CTCACAGCGAGGAGATGCGGTTCCTGTTCGTGCTCTCCAGCGTGGCCAAGAACGAGAAGATCCTGACGGCAGAGCTGCACCTCTTCCGCCTCTGGCCGAGGGTCACAGATGGGCCCAAAAGGCACCACTTCTGCCAG GTCAGTGTGTACCAGGTGCTGGAGAAAGACAAGCCAGACACCCCTGGAGGAAagaagctgctggcagcacgGCTTGTCTCACTGCAAACCTCGGGCTGGGAGGTCTTTGCCATCACACCAGCT GTTCGTGACTGGACCAAAGATGAAAGCAGCAACCAGGGTTTGCTGGTGACGGTCCAGGGCCTGGGGGGGAGCCCACTTGATCCCCCACCACTGCAGTTTGCATCTGGTCGGAGTCACCATGAGAGCAAGAAGCCCATGTTGGTCCTTTTCACGGATGATGGGCGCCGTGGAGCGTCGCTGCCCACAGTCGGCTTCCCAG ATCTAAAGCCTCAGGCTCCCGATATCCCTGCCAAGATGCCAGTTCCCAAGCTGGGCAGGTCACGCAGCACACGCTCGCTGGAccggctccagccctgccagaggcATCCCTTGTCCGTGGACTTCGAGGAGATTGGCTGGTCTGGCTGGATCATCTCACCACGGGGGTACAACGCCTTCCACTGCAAAggctcctgccccttccctctggGTGAGAACATGCGGCCGACGAACCATGCCACAGTGCAGTCCATCATCAACGCCCTGAGGCTGAGCGAGGGTGtcagcagcccctgctgtgtGCCCGACAAGCTCTACTCCATCAACCTCCTCTACTTCGATGATGACGAGAATGTGGTCCTCAAGCAGTACGATGACATGGTGGCCGGGAGCTGCGGCTGCCactga
- the LOC128819482 gene encoding FYN-binding protein 1-like isoform X1, with translation MMYLEGRDAMVRHLRAKFQQNRKEPPTVGGWPQSHPAASHGPEPGQTSVMASKGDPLQEAPWSRRDCNRPSPPHSTGQSMGQHSPHSACETPARMVCQKKGTAPGANFHPVPAKPGGDVLNKKVEASSDPPHRKPAQQTWPPAKDKGAPVVLAKGAAAAAPLLAVGSPQRTQHPALPRRKPLPHVRALGVKPGKPRHPSDVDLAKFRAAAHPGKSICPATEPPRSAQLGHLQPGCAASVPARFPLQDAPSGMGDEDEIYDDVEPVELARKSPGLLLPSVSQLPVYPCPRGSGNAGRASNRVTLLAATQSSKAASMS, from the exons ATG ATGTATCTGGAGGGGAGAGACGCCATGGTGAGGCACCTTCGGGCAAAGTTCCAACAGAACAGGAAAGAACCTCCCACCGTGGGTGGCTGGCCACAGAGTCACCCTGCAGCCTCTCATGGACCAGAGCCAGGACAGACCTCTGTCATGGCCTCCAAGGGTGATCCTCTTCAGGAggctccctggagcaggagggacTGCAacaggccctctccacctcaCAGTACAGGTCAGAGTATGGGACAGCATTCACCTCATTCTGCCTGCGAGACCCCGGCACGAATGGTGTGTCAGAAGAAGGGGACGGCTCCAGGTGCCAACTTCCACCCAGTGCCTGCAAAGCCGGGAGGAGATGTGTTGAACAAGAAGGTGGAAGCTAGCTCTGATCCTCCCCACAGGAAGCCAGCCCAACAGACATGGCCACCTGCCAAAGACAAGGGGGCTCCAGTGGTTCTTGCCAaaggtgcagctgctgcagcccccctgCTTGCTGTGGGAAGCCCCCAAAGGACacagcacccagctctgccccgGAGGAAGCCTTTGCCACATGTCAGGGCACTGGGAGTGAAGCCAGGCAAGCCCCGGCACCCTTCTGATGTGGATTTGGCAAAGTTCAGAGCAGCTGCACATCCTGGGAAATCCATCTGTCCTGCCACAGAACCACCAAGGAGTGCTCAGCTGG GTCACCTGcaaccaggctgtgctgcttcagtgccTGCACGGTTTCCACTGCAGGATGCTCCGAGTGGCATGGG GGATGAAGATGAGATATACGATGATGTTGAGCCTGTTGAGCTGgccaggaaaagcccaggccTTCTGCTGCCTTCTGTGTCCCAGCTGCCAGTGTATCCCTGCCCCAGAGGAA GTGGAAATGCTGGCCGAGCCTCTAATAGGGTTACCCTGCTGGCAGCTACACAGAG TTCAAAGGCAGCATCAATGTCCTGA